A stretch of the Oncorhynchus mykiss isolate Arlee chromosome 23, USDA_OmykA_1.1, whole genome shotgun sequence genome encodes the following:
- the LOC110502403 gene encoding lymphocyte-specific helicase isoform X1, which translates to MSCVKEETRSVSPHCPKPNESEEPLGTAMEETLPGNSAASVKAENAVSEVVITKEMEEEEMQLVEKGEKKEEEIMKKAREAQRKETHDIRFKRLQHLLEKSNIYSKFLLTKMEQQQQEEMLKKEKLEKSIGRKAGRVEKNKRKREEDYKIADVMSKEEIMSKAKKRKVEEEEVPGMKKLEAEDIEKMSDSNADIKGRLSETVRDNAKHLLDPDRKVNGQAVSAQQPLLFTGGVMRSYQIEGVEWLRMLWENGINGILADEMGLGKTIQCIAHVAMMLERKVMGPFLVVAPLSTLPNWINEFKRFTPEVSVQLYHGPAKDRMALLKQIRKPQGLHNMFPVVVTSFEIAMIDRKFLQRFHWKYLIVDEGHRIKNLNCRLVRELKMLPTDNKLLLTGTPLQNNLAELWSLLNFLLPEVFDDLKSFESWFDIDTIGSDAKNVVANEREQNILHMLHQILTPFLLRRLKSDVTLEVPPKKEIVVYAPLTVKQESFYTAVVNKTIAKVLGQVKVEAPVVLTTDGRPKRRTRRPVDYKETDGDTPYDLEKYLERVQKEAEQSPAPVVDVQMPLDSQINLKLQNILMLLKRCCNHPYLIEYPLDPATQEFKIDEQLVQTSGKFLILDRMLPELKKRGHKVLIFSQMTSILDILMDYCYLRGYQYSRLDGSMAYPDREENMTKFSSDPEVFLFLLSTRAGGLGINLTAADTVIIFDSDWNPQADLQAQDRCHRIGQTKPVVVYRLVTANTIDQKILERASAKRKLEKMVIHKKKFKGGKAELKQTKSCVDVSELMDLLNTRDYEKEVKSTKGKVISDKDLEALLDRSDLLDKAKRSSKQKVGVFKVIEAKESSEISLT; encoded by the exons TGTAAAGGAAGAAACCCGAAGCGTGTCCCCTCATTGTCCGAAGCCTAACGAATCTGAAGAACCGCTGGGTACGGCTATGGAGGAGACTTTGCCTGGAAATT CAGCTGCAAGTGTGAAAGCCGAAAATGCTGTGTCTGAAGTTGtcatcacaaaagagatggaggaggaggagatgcagttggtggagaaaggagagaaaaaagaaGAGGAGATTATGAAAAAG GCTCGAGAAGCTCAGAGGAAGGAAACTCATGACATTCGCTTCAAGAGACTGCAACACTTGCTAGAGAAAAGTAACATATATTCCAAATTCCTCCTTACGAAGAtggaacagcagcagcaggag GAAATGCTGAAGAAAGAAAAACTGGAGAAG AGCATTGGCAGAAAGGCTGGGAGAG ttgaaaaaaataaaaggaagCGGGAGGAAGACTATAAAATTGCTGATGTCATGTCTAAAGAG GAAATTATGTCCAAGGCCAAGAAACGTAAAGTGGAGGAAGAG GAGGTCCCTGGGATGAAGAAGCTAGAAGCAGAGGACATCGAAAAGATGAGTGACTCCAATGCTGACATCAAGGGCCGTCTGTCGGAGACTGTGAGAGACAATGCCAAGCATCTACTGGACCCAGACAGGAAGGTGAACGGGCAGGCTGTGTCCGCCCAGCAGCCCTTGCTCTTCACTGGGGGAGTCATGAGGTCTTACCAAATAGAGGGTGTGGAGTGGCTCAGG ATGTTGTGGGAGAATGGTATCAATGGGATCCTGGCAGATGAGATGGGTCTGGGGAAGACAATCCAGTGCATCGCCCACGTGGCCATGATGTTGGAGAGAAAGGTGATGGGTCCCTTCTTGGTAGTGGCCCCCCTGTCCACTCTGCCCAACTGGATCAATGAGTTCAAGCGCTTCACtccagag GTGTCAGTACAGCTGTACCATGGACCTGCTAAGGATAGGATGGCGTTGTTAAAGCAGATTCGTAAGCCCCAGGGACTTCACAACATGTTCCCTGTGGTGGTCACCTCCTTTGAGATTGCCATGATAGACAGGAAGTTTCTGCAG CGCTTCCACTGGAAGTACCTGATTGTGGATGAGGGCCACAGGATCAAGAACCTGAACTGCCGACTGGTGAGGGAATTGAAGATGCTGCCCACGGACAATAAGCTGCTCCTGACGGGCACACCACTGCAGAACAATCTAGCTGAGCTGTGGTCACTGCTCAACTTCCTTCTGCCTGAGGTGTTTGACGACCTCAAGAG CTTTGAGTCGTGGTTTGACATCGACACCATTGGTTCGGATGCAAAAAATGTTGTGGCTAACGAACGAGAGCAGAACATCCTGCACATGCTCCACCAG ATTCTGACGCCATTTCTGCTGAGAAGACTGAAGTCTGATGTGACGTTGGAGGTGCCGCCCAAAAAGGAGATTGTTGTGTACGCCCCACTCACTGTCAAACAGGAGTCTTTTTACACTGCTGTGGTGAACAAGACCATCGCCAAAGTGCTGGGCCAGGTGAAG GTGGAGGCTCCAGTGGTGCTGACGACCGACGGCAGGCCTAAGCGCAGGACCAGGAGGCCTGTGGACTACAAAGAGACTGATGGTGACACGCCCTACGACCTGGAGAAATACCTGGAGAGGGTTCAGAAGGAGGCTGAGCAGAG CCCCGCCCCGGTTGTGGACGTGCAGATGCCCCTGGACTCCCAAATCAACCTGAAACTGCAGAACATCCTCATGCTGCTGAAGAGGTGCTGTAACCACCCCTATCTCATAGAGTACCCACTGGACCCGGCCACTCAGGAGTTCAAG ATTGATGAGCAACTGGTCCAGACCTCAGGGAAATTCCTCATTCTAGACAGAATGCTGCCAGAGCTGAAGAAGAGGGGACACAAG GTGCTGATTTTCAGCCAGATGACGTCCATCTTGGATATCCTAATGGACTACTGCTACCTGCGGGGTTACCAATACAGCCGACTGGATGGGAGCATGGCCTATCCCGACAGAGAAGAGAAC atgACAAAGTTCTCTTCTGACCCAGAGGTGTTTCTCTTCCTACTGAGCACCAGAGCAGGTGGCCTGGGCATCAACCTGACTGCTGCTGACACCGTCATCATCTTTGACAGTGACTGG AACCCTCAGGCTGACCTGCAAGCCCAGGACAGATGCCACCGTATCGGACAGACAAAACCCGTGGTGGTGTACCGACTGGTCACTGCCAATACCATTGACCAGAAGATCCTGGAGAGAGCGTCAGCCAAGAGGAAGCTGGAGAAGATGGTCATTCACAAGA aaAAATTCAAAGGAGGAAAGGCTGAGCTCAAACAGACCAAGAGCTGCGTCGACGTGTCTGAGCTGATGGATCTTCTCAACACCAGAGATTACGAGAA GGAAGTGAAAAGCACCAAGGGGAAGGTCATTAGTGACAAGGACCTGGAGGCTCTGCTGGACCGCAGTGACCTTCTGG ACAAGGCCAAGAGGAGCTCCAAACAGAAGGTTGGAGTTTTCAAGGTGATCGAAGCCAAAGAATCATCGGAGATCAGCTTGACCTAA
- the LOC110502403 gene encoding lymphocyte-specific helicase isoform X2, which yields MSCVKEETRSVSPHCPKPNESEEPLGTAMEETLPGNSASVKAENAVSEVVITKEMEEEEMQLVEKGEKKEEEIMKKAREAQRKETHDIRFKRLQHLLEKSNIYSKFLLTKMEQQQQEEMLKKEKLEKSIGRKAGRVEKNKRKREEDYKIADVMSKEEIMSKAKKRKVEEEEVPGMKKLEAEDIEKMSDSNADIKGRLSETVRDNAKHLLDPDRKVNGQAVSAQQPLLFTGGVMRSYQIEGVEWLRMLWENGINGILADEMGLGKTIQCIAHVAMMLERKVMGPFLVVAPLSTLPNWINEFKRFTPEVSVQLYHGPAKDRMALLKQIRKPQGLHNMFPVVVTSFEIAMIDRKFLQRFHWKYLIVDEGHRIKNLNCRLVRELKMLPTDNKLLLTGTPLQNNLAELWSLLNFLLPEVFDDLKSFESWFDIDTIGSDAKNVVANEREQNILHMLHQILTPFLLRRLKSDVTLEVPPKKEIVVYAPLTVKQESFYTAVVNKTIAKVLGQVKVEAPVVLTTDGRPKRRTRRPVDYKETDGDTPYDLEKYLERVQKEAEQSPAPVVDVQMPLDSQINLKLQNILMLLKRCCNHPYLIEYPLDPATQEFKIDEQLVQTSGKFLILDRMLPELKKRGHKVLIFSQMTSILDILMDYCYLRGYQYSRLDGSMAYPDREENMTKFSSDPEVFLFLLSTRAGGLGINLTAADTVIIFDSDWNPQADLQAQDRCHRIGQTKPVVVYRLVTANTIDQKILERASAKRKLEKMVIHKKKFKGGKAELKQTKSCVDVSELMDLLNTRDYEKEVKSTKGKVISDKDLEALLDRSDLLDKAKRSSKQKVGVFKVIEAKESSEISLT from the exons TGTAAAGGAAGAAACCCGAAGCGTGTCCCCTCATTGTCCGAAGCCTAACGAATCTGAAGAACCGCTGGGTACGGCTATGGAGGAGACTTTGCCTGGAAATT CTGCAAGTGTGAAAGCCGAAAATGCTGTGTCTGAAGTTGtcatcacaaaagagatggaggaggaggagatgcagttggtggagaaaggagagaaaaaagaaGAGGAGATTATGAAAAAG GCTCGAGAAGCTCAGAGGAAGGAAACTCATGACATTCGCTTCAAGAGACTGCAACACTTGCTAGAGAAAAGTAACATATATTCCAAATTCCTCCTTACGAAGAtggaacagcagcagcaggag GAAATGCTGAAGAAAGAAAAACTGGAGAAG AGCATTGGCAGAAAGGCTGGGAGAG ttgaaaaaaataaaaggaagCGGGAGGAAGACTATAAAATTGCTGATGTCATGTCTAAAGAG GAAATTATGTCCAAGGCCAAGAAACGTAAAGTGGAGGAAGAG GAGGTCCCTGGGATGAAGAAGCTAGAAGCAGAGGACATCGAAAAGATGAGTGACTCCAATGCTGACATCAAGGGCCGTCTGTCGGAGACTGTGAGAGACAATGCCAAGCATCTACTGGACCCAGACAGGAAGGTGAACGGGCAGGCTGTGTCCGCCCAGCAGCCCTTGCTCTTCACTGGGGGAGTCATGAGGTCTTACCAAATAGAGGGTGTGGAGTGGCTCAGG ATGTTGTGGGAGAATGGTATCAATGGGATCCTGGCAGATGAGATGGGTCTGGGGAAGACAATCCAGTGCATCGCCCACGTGGCCATGATGTTGGAGAGAAAGGTGATGGGTCCCTTCTTGGTAGTGGCCCCCCTGTCCACTCTGCCCAACTGGATCAATGAGTTCAAGCGCTTCACtccagag GTGTCAGTACAGCTGTACCATGGACCTGCTAAGGATAGGATGGCGTTGTTAAAGCAGATTCGTAAGCCCCAGGGACTTCACAACATGTTCCCTGTGGTGGTCACCTCCTTTGAGATTGCCATGATAGACAGGAAGTTTCTGCAG CGCTTCCACTGGAAGTACCTGATTGTGGATGAGGGCCACAGGATCAAGAACCTGAACTGCCGACTGGTGAGGGAATTGAAGATGCTGCCCACGGACAATAAGCTGCTCCTGACGGGCACACCACTGCAGAACAATCTAGCTGAGCTGTGGTCACTGCTCAACTTCCTTCTGCCTGAGGTGTTTGACGACCTCAAGAG CTTTGAGTCGTGGTTTGACATCGACACCATTGGTTCGGATGCAAAAAATGTTGTGGCTAACGAACGAGAGCAGAACATCCTGCACATGCTCCACCAG ATTCTGACGCCATTTCTGCTGAGAAGACTGAAGTCTGATGTGACGTTGGAGGTGCCGCCCAAAAAGGAGATTGTTGTGTACGCCCCACTCACTGTCAAACAGGAGTCTTTTTACACTGCTGTGGTGAACAAGACCATCGCCAAAGTGCTGGGCCAGGTGAAG GTGGAGGCTCCAGTGGTGCTGACGACCGACGGCAGGCCTAAGCGCAGGACCAGGAGGCCTGTGGACTACAAAGAGACTGATGGTGACACGCCCTACGACCTGGAGAAATACCTGGAGAGGGTTCAGAAGGAGGCTGAGCAGAG CCCCGCCCCGGTTGTGGACGTGCAGATGCCCCTGGACTCCCAAATCAACCTGAAACTGCAGAACATCCTCATGCTGCTGAAGAGGTGCTGTAACCACCCCTATCTCATAGAGTACCCACTGGACCCGGCCACTCAGGAGTTCAAG ATTGATGAGCAACTGGTCCAGACCTCAGGGAAATTCCTCATTCTAGACAGAATGCTGCCAGAGCTGAAGAAGAGGGGACACAAG GTGCTGATTTTCAGCCAGATGACGTCCATCTTGGATATCCTAATGGACTACTGCTACCTGCGGGGTTACCAATACAGCCGACTGGATGGGAGCATGGCCTATCCCGACAGAGAAGAGAAC atgACAAAGTTCTCTTCTGACCCAGAGGTGTTTCTCTTCCTACTGAGCACCAGAGCAGGTGGCCTGGGCATCAACCTGACTGCTGCTGACACCGTCATCATCTTTGACAGTGACTGG AACCCTCAGGCTGACCTGCAAGCCCAGGACAGATGCCACCGTATCGGACAGACAAAACCCGTGGTGGTGTACCGACTGGTCACTGCCAATACCATTGACCAGAAGATCCTGGAGAGAGCGTCAGCCAAGAGGAAGCTGGAGAAGATGGTCATTCACAAGA aaAAATTCAAAGGAGGAAAGGCTGAGCTCAAACAGACCAAGAGCTGCGTCGACGTGTCTGAGCTGATGGATCTTCTCAACACCAGAGATTACGAGAA GGAAGTGAAAAGCACCAAGGGGAAGGTCATTAGTGACAAGGACCTGGAGGCTCTGCTGGACCGCAGTGACCTTCTGG ACAAGGCCAAGAGGAGCTCCAAACAGAAGGTTGGAGTTTTCAAGGTGATCGAAGCCAAAGAATCATCGGAGATCAGCTTGACCTAA
- the LOC110502403 gene encoding lymphoid-specific helicase isoform X3, with the protein MEETLPGNSAASVKAENAVSEVVITKEMEEEEMQLVEKGEKKEEEIMKKAREAQRKETHDIRFKRLQHLLEKSNIYSKFLLTKMEQQQQEEMLKKEKLEKSIGRKAGRVEKNKRKREEDYKIADVMSKEEIMSKAKKRKVEEEEVPGMKKLEAEDIEKMSDSNADIKGRLSETVRDNAKHLLDPDRKVNGQAVSAQQPLLFTGGVMRSYQIEGVEWLRMLWENGINGILADEMGLGKTIQCIAHVAMMLERKVMGPFLVVAPLSTLPNWINEFKRFTPEVSVQLYHGPAKDRMALLKQIRKPQGLHNMFPVVVTSFEIAMIDRKFLQRFHWKYLIVDEGHRIKNLNCRLVRELKMLPTDNKLLLTGTPLQNNLAELWSLLNFLLPEVFDDLKSFESWFDIDTIGSDAKNVVANEREQNILHMLHQILTPFLLRRLKSDVTLEVPPKKEIVVYAPLTVKQESFYTAVVNKTIAKVLGQVKVEAPVVLTTDGRPKRRTRRPVDYKETDGDTPYDLEKYLERVQKEAEQSPAPVVDVQMPLDSQINLKLQNILMLLKRCCNHPYLIEYPLDPATQEFKIDEQLVQTSGKFLILDRMLPELKKRGHKVLIFSQMTSILDILMDYCYLRGYQYSRLDGSMAYPDREENMTKFSSDPEVFLFLLSTRAGGLGINLTAADTVIIFDSDWNPQADLQAQDRCHRIGQTKPVVVYRLVTANTIDQKILERASAKRKLEKMVIHKKKFKGGKAELKQTKSCVDVSELMDLLNTRDYEKEVKSTKGKVISDKDLEALLDRSDLLDKAKRSSKQKVGVFKVIEAKESSEISLT; encoded by the exons ATGGAGGAGACTTTGCCTGGAAATT CAGCTGCAAGTGTGAAAGCCGAAAATGCTGTGTCTGAAGTTGtcatcacaaaagagatggaggaggaggagatgcagttggtggagaaaggagagaaaaaagaaGAGGAGATTATGAAAAAG GCTCGAGAAGCTCAGAGGAAGGAAACTCATGACATTCGCTTCAAGAGACTGCAACACTTGCTAGAGAAAAGTAACATATATTCCAAATTCCTCCTTACGAAGAtggaacagcagcagcaggag GAAATGCTGAAGAAAGAAAAACTGGAGAAG AGCATTGGCAGAAAGGCTGGGAGAG ttgaaaaaaataaaaggaagCGGGAGGAAGACTATAAAATTGCTGATGTCATGTCTAAAGAG GAAATTATGTCCAAGGCCAAGAAACGTAAAGTGGAGGAAGAG GAGGTCCCTGGGATGAAGAAGCTAGAAGCAGAGGACATCGAAAAGATGAGTGACTCCAATGCTGACATCAAGGGCCGTCTGTCGGAGACTGTGAGAGACAATGCCAAGCATCTACTGGACCCAGACAGGAAGGTGAACGGGCAGGCTGTGTCCGCCCAGCAGCCCTTGCTCTTCACTGGGGGAGTCATGAGGTCTTACCAAATAGAGGGTGTGGAGTGGCTCAGG ATGTTGTGGGAGAATGGTATCAATGGGATCCTGGCAGATGAGATGGGTCTGGGGAAGACAATCCAGTGCATCGCCCACGTGGCCATGATGTTGGAGAGAAAGGTGATGGGTCCCTTCTTGGTAGTGGCCCCCCTGTCCACTCTGCCCAACTGGATCAATGAGTTCAAGCGCTTCACtccagag GTGTCAGTACAGCTGTACCATGGACCTGCTAAGGATAGGATGGCGTTGTTAAAGCAGATTCGTAAGCCCCAGGGACTTCACAACATGTTCCCTGTGGTGGTCACCTCCTTTGAGATTGCCATGATAGACAGGAAGTTTCTGCAG CGCTTCCACTGGAAGTACCTGATTGTGGATGAGGGCCACAGGATCAAGAACCTGAACTGCCGACTGGTGAGGGAATTGAAGATGCTGCCCACGGACAATAAGCTGCTCCTGACGGGCACACCACTGCAGAACAATCTAGCTGAGCTGTGGTCACTGCTCAACTTCCTTCTGCCTGAGGTGTTTGACGACCTCAAGAG CTTTGAGTCGTGGTTTGACATCGACACCATTGGTTCGGATGCAAAAAATGTTGTGGCTAACGAACGAGAGCAGAACATCCTGCACATGCTCCACCAG ATTCTGACGCCATTTCTGCTGAGAAGACTGAAGTCTGATGTGACGTTGGAGGTGCCGCCCAAAAAGGAGATTGTTGTGTACGCCCCACTCACTGTCAAACAGGAGTCTTTTTACACTGCTGTGGTGAACAAGACCATCGCCAAAGTGCTGGGCCAGGTGAAG GTGGAGGCTCCAGTGGTGCTGACGACCGACGGCAGGCCTAAGCGCAGGACCAGGAGGCCTGTGGACTACAAAGAGACTGATGGTGACACGCCCTACGACCTGGAGAAATACCTGGAGAGGGTTCAGAAGGAGGCTGAGCAGAG CCCCGCCCCGGTTGTGGACGTGCAGATGCCCCTGGACTCCCAAATCAACCTGAAACTGCAGAACATCCTCATGCTGCTGAAGAGGTGCTGTAACCACCCCTATCTCATAGAGTACCCACTGGACCCGGCCACTCAGGAGTTCAAG ATTGATGAGCAACTGGTCCAGACCTCAGGGAAATTCCTCATTCTAGACAGAATGCTGCCAGAGCTGAAGAAGAGGGGACACAAG GTGCTGATTTTCAGCCAGATGACGTCCATCTTGGATATCCTAATGGACTACTGCTACCTGCGGGGTTACCAATACAGCCGACTGGATGGGAGCATGGCCTATCCCGACAGAGAAGAGAAC atgACAAAGTTCTCTTCTGACCCAGAGGTGTTTCTCTTCCTACTGAGCACCAGAGCAGGTGGCCTGGGCATCAACCTGACTGCTGCTGACACCGTCATCATCTTTGACAGTGACTGG AACCCTCAGGCTGACCTGCAAGCCCAGGACAGATGCCACCGTATCGGACAGACAAAACCCGTGGTGGTGTACCGACTGGTCACTGCCAATACCATTGACCAGAAGATCCTGGAGAGAGCGTCAGCCAAGAGGAAGCTGGAGAAGATGGTCATTCACAAGA aaAAATTCAAAGGAGGAAAGGCTGAGCTCAAACAGACCAAGAGCTGCGTCGACGTGTCTGAGCTGATGGATCTTCTCAACACCAGAGATTACGAGAA GGAAGTGAAAAGCACCAAGGGGAAGGTCATTAGTGACAAGGACCTGGAGGCTCTGCTGGACCGCAGTGACCTTCTGG ACAAGGCCAAGAGGAGCTCCAAACAGAAGGTTGGAGTTTTCAAGGTGATCGAAGCCAAAGAATCATCGGAGATCAGCTTGACCTAA
- the LOC110502403 gene encoding lymphoid-specific helicase isoform X4: MEETLPGNSASVKAENAVSEVVITKEMEEEEMQLVEKGEKKEEEIMKKAREAQRKETHDIRFKRLQHLLEKSNIYSKFLLTKMEQQQQEEMLKKEKLEKSIGRKAGRVEKNKRKREEDYKIADVMSKEEIMSKAKKRKVEEEEVPGMKKLEAEDIEKMSDSNADIKGRLSETVRDNAKHLLDPDRKVNGQAVSAQQPLLFTGGVMRSYQIEGVEWLRMLWENGINGILADEMGLGKTIQCIAHVAMMLERKVMGPFLVVAPLSTLPNWINEFKRFTPEVSVQLYHGPAKDRMALLKQIRKPQGLHNMFPVVVTSFEIAMIDRKFLQRFHWKYLIVDEGHRIKNLNCRLVRELKMLPTDNKLLLTGTPLQNNLAELWSLLNFLLPEVFDDLKSFESWFDIDTIGSDAKNVVANEREQNILHMLHQILTPFLLRRLKSDVTLEVPPKKEIVVYAPLTVKQESFYTAVVNKTIAKVLGQVKVEAPVVLTTDGRPKRRTRRPVDYKETDGDTPYDLEKYLERVQKEAEQSPAPVVDVQMPLDSQINLKLQNILMLLKRCCNHPYLIEYPLDPATQEFKIDEQLVQTSGKFLILDRMLPELKKRGHKVLIFSQMTSILDILMDYCYLRGYQYSRLDGSMAYPDREENMTKFSSDPEVFLFLLSTRAGGLGINLTAADTVIIFDSDWNPQADLQAQDRCHRIGQTKPVVVYRLVTANTIDQKILERASAKRKLEKMVIHKKKFKGGKAELKQTKSCVDVSELMDLLNTRDYEKEVKSTKGKVISDKDLEALLDRSDLLDKAKRSSKQKVGVFKVIEAKESSEISLT, from the exons ATGGAGGAGACTTTGCCTGGAAATT CTGCAAGTGTGAAAGCCGAAAATGCTGTGTCTGAAGTTGtcatcacaaaagagatggaggaggaggagatgcagttggtggagaaaggagagaaaaaagaaGAGGAGATTATGAAAAAG GCTCGAGAAGCTCAGAGGAAGGAAACTCATGACATTCGCTTCAAGAGACTGCAACACTTGCTAGAGAAAAGTAACATATATTCCAAATTCCTCCTTACGAAGAtggaacagcagcagcaggag GAAATGCTGAAGAAAGAAAAACTGGAGAAG AGCATTGGCAGAAAGGCTGGGAGAG ttgaaaaaaataaaaggaagCGGGAGGAAGACTATAAAATTGCTGATGTCATGTCTAAAGAG GAAATTATGTCCAAGGCCAAGAAACGTAAAGTGGAGGAAGAG GAGGTCCCTGGGATGAAGAAGCTAGAAGCAGAGGACATCGAAAAGATGAGTGACTCCAATGCTGACATCAAGGGCCGTCTGTCGGAGACTGTGAGAGACAATGCCAAGCATCTACTGGACCCAGACAGGAAGGTGAACGGGCAGGCTGTGTCCGCCCAGCAGCCCTTGCTCTTCACTGGGGGAGTCATGAGGTCTTACCAAATAGAGGGTGTGGAGTGGCTCAGG ATGTTGTGGGAGAATGGTATCAATGGGATCCTGGCAGATGAGATGGGTCTGGGGAAGACAATCCAGTGCATCGCCCACGTGGCCATGATGTTGGAGAGAAAGGTGATGGGTCCCTTCTTGGTAGTGGCCCCCCTGTCCACTCTGCCCAACTGGATCAATGAGTTCAAGCGCTTCACtccagag GTGTCAGTACAGCTGTACCATGGACCTGCTAAGGATAGGATGGCGTTGTTAAAGCAGATTCGTAAGCCCCAGGGACTTCACAACATGTTCCCTGTGGTGGTCACCTCCTTTGAGATTGCCATGATAGACAGGAAGTTTCTGCAG CGCTTCCACTGGAAGTACCTGATTGTGGATGAGGGCCACAGGATCAAGAACCTGAACTGCCGACTGGTGAGGGAATTGAAGATGCTGCCCACGGACAATAAGCTGCTCCTGACGGGCACACCACTGCAGAACAATCTAGCTGAGCTGTGGTCACTGCTCAACTTCCTTCTGCCTGAGGTGTTTGACGACCTCAAGAG CTTTGAGTCGTGGTTTGACATCGACACCATTGGTTCGGATGCAAAAAATGTTGTGGCTAACGAACGAGAGCAGAACATCCTGCACATGCTCCACCAG ATTCTGACGCCATTTCTGCTGAGAAGACTGAAGTCTGATGTGACGTTGGAGGTGCCGCCCAAAAAGGAGATTGTTGTGTACGCCCCACTCACTGTCAAACAGGAGTCTTTTTACACTGCTGTGGTGAACAAGACCATCGCCAAAGTGCTGGGCCAGGTGAAG GTGGAGGCTCCAGTGGTGCTGACGACCGACGGCAGGCCTAAGCGCAGGACCAGGAGGCCTGTGGACTACAAAGAGACTGATGGTGACACGCCCTACGACCTGGAGAAATACCTGGAGAGGGTTCAGAAGGAGGCTGAGCAGAG CCCCGCCCCGGTTGTGGACGTGCAGATGCCCCTGGACTCCCAAATCAACCTGAAACTGCAGAACATCCTCATGCTGCTGAAGAGGTGCTGTAACCACCCCTATCTCATAGAGTACCCACTGGACCCGGCCACTCAGGAGTTCAAG ATTGATGAGCAACTGGTCCAGACCTCAGGGAAATTCCTCATTCTAGACAGAATGCTGCCAGAGCTGAAGAAGAGGGGACACAAG GTGCTGATTTTCAGCCAGATGACGTCCATCTTGGATATCCTAATGGACTACTGCTACCTGCGGGGTTACCAATACAGCCGACTGGATGGGAGCATGGCCTATCCCGACAGAGAAGAGAAC atgACAAAGTTCTCTTCTGACCCAGAGGTGTTTCTCTTCCTACTGAGCACCAGAGCAGGTGGCCTGGGCATCAACCTGACTGCTGCTGACACCGTCATCATCTTTGACAGTGACTGG AACCCTCAGGCTGACCTGCAAGCCCAGGACAGATGCCACCGTATCGGACAGACAAAACCCGTGGTGGTGTACCGACTGGTCACTGCCAATACCATTGACCAGAAGATCCTGGAGAGAGCGTCAGCCAAGAGGAAGCTGGAGAAGATGGTCATTCACAAGA aaAAATTCAAAGGAGGAAAGGCTGAGCTCAAACAGACCAAGAGCTGCGTCGACGTGTCTGAGCTGATGGATCTTCTCAACACCAGAGATTACGAGAA GGAAGTGAAAAGCACCAAGGGGAAGGTCATTAGTGACAAGGACCTGGAGGCTCTGCTGGACCGCAGTGACCTTCTGG ACAAGGCCAAGAGGAGCTCCAAACAGAAGGTTGGAGTTTTCAAGGTGATCGAAGCCAAAGAATCATCGGAGATCAGCTTGACCTAA